One genomic segment of Paenibacillus durus includes these proteins:
- a CDS encoding nuclease-related domain-containing protein encodes MIKNLFSFLKKNATSNPLQKVSKPQPSKTRPKVEPARIGELGEHKINIQLDQLPKECKSLSDLLVLNPKSRTGYSQIDHLVISPYCLFVIETKNYNGEIKGGRSDKQWTVSNRYKMYNPLKQNYGHIKAIENLLKDVPTVRFISMISFTMRCRFSIDPELRKIHSDELIVYDVELSEFISRKLLRLKTENPEPLFTQEQVQGIYDQLLQANITDPEIRKLHVEKITANKGKTATK; translated from the coding sequence ATGATTAAGAACTTATTTTCATTTCTCAAGAAAAACGCTACCTCAAATCCGCTCCAAAAGGTGAGTAAGCCTCAACCATCCAAGACTCGCCCAAAGGTAGAGCCCGCTCGTATTGGGGAATTAGGAGAGCATAAGATCAATATCCAACTCGACCAACTACCCAAGGAATGCAAATCTTTAAGCGATCTATTGGTCCTGAACCCCAAGTCTCGTACCGGCTACTCCCAAATCGATCATCTCGTTATCTCTCCATATTGCCTGTTTGTCATCGAAACCAAAAACTACAACGGTGAAATCAAAGGTGGGCGTTCCGATAAACAATGGACGGTGAGCAACCGTTATAAAATGTATAATCCACTCAAGCAAAACTACGGTCATATTAAGGCGATTGAGAATTTGCTGAAGGATGTCCCTACAGTGAGGTTCATTTCGATGATTTCGTTCACGATGAGATGCCGATTTAGTATAGATCCAGAACTTCGCAAAATTCATTCGGACGAGCTTATCGTCTATGATGTGGAACTAAGCGAGTTCATTTCCAGAAAGCTGCTACGATTGAAGACAGAAAATCCCGAGCCCCTATTTACTCAGGAACAGGTCCAAGGAATCTATGACCAACTGCTTCAGGCTAATATCACCGATCCAGAGATTCGCAAACTTCATGTAGAGAAGATCACAGCAAACAAAGGGAAAACAGCGACGAAATAA
- a CDS encoding McrB family protein translates to MIKQLRSWWKDTEIPDLIGRKKVDFSVFRDGTHIPVEFHSDFLDANQGQLPNLGESRKVKLIYKDHSFEATLVKIDQVSAGREALQLRYNGNQTLKDFLAQTFSRSYSYIMQERTNQQAGDAKKPQVVVPEDQAEYIDFFATEVPYEYRLEFLTYQAKPNVWWVNQGSTIQAEKEEGILWAPLVNSQGRKLYHWETMKEVKQGDIILHYSNKAIRYISQVTDAAIDAPKPGSMANTNWQEEGRLVRTKYEELVPPIMLQQFNQQIMRLNIIQGPLHSGGGVNQGYLFRFSRQGLQVLQALTPDVNWPDFTILDQDESTSSSESSYEVIPILPPPDSSISTFLHQIQSYIIQKGFFFPEHLIENFYLSLKTKPFVILAGISGTGKTRLVKLFAEALGATGDNGQFTLIPVRPDWSDPSDLLGYKDLSGRFKPGPLTEVLVEARKPENQHRPYFICLDEMNLARVEHYFSDLLSVLETQDWQEGKIRTQGLLSPTMLDTLEDQAKYGNLSIPENVFLIGTVNMDETTHPFSKKVLDRANTLEFNYINLQQYPEFNEPENLSESNDLSELNHLFLRSDYLQLIDAYDANKKLIIRTTERLVKINALLEDIHAHVGFRVRDAICFYMIYNERYKLMSEEEAFDWQLLQKILPRIQGSHSSVRRVLLNLIKGALGNGSGVTVNIQELMEDASPLYSRWNAGQTPPMAKHPQSARKLAFMLRRLEEDGFTSYWLS, encoded by the coding sequence ATGATCAAACAACTTAGAAGTTGGTGGAAGGACACAGAGATACCAGATCTAATCGGTCGGAAGAAAGTTGACTTTTCTGTCTTTCGTGATGGTACCCATATCCCAGTAGAGTTCCACTCGGATTTTTTGGATGCAAATCAAGGGCAATTACCGAACTTAGGTGAAAGTCGGAAGGTTAAGTTGATCTATAAAGATCATAGCTTTGAAGCTACCTTAGTCAAGATAGATCAAGTATCTGCAGGGAGGGAGGCTCTTCAGCTTCGCTATAATGGAAATCAAACGTTGAAGGATTTTTTAGCTCAAACATTCTCTCGTTCCTATTCCTACATAATGCAAGAAAGAACGAATCAACAAGCAGGGGATGCGAAAAAGCCACAGGTTGTCGTACCGGAGGATCAAGCGGAGTACATAGATTTCTTTGCGACTGAGGTACCTTACGAATACCGTTTAGAATTCTTAACCTATCAAGCGAAGCCTAATGTCTGGTGGGTCAACCAAGGGTCAACCATTCAGGCAGAGAAGGAAGAGGGAATCTTATGGGCGCCTTTAGTAAATTCACAAGGCCGAAAGCTGTATCATTGGGAAACCATGAAGGAAGTCAAGCAAGGAGATATCATTCTTCATTATTCGAATAAAGCCATCCGCTACATAAGTCAGGTAACGGATGCCGCGATAGACGCACCGAAGCCAGGGTCCATGGCAAATACGAACTGGCAAGAAGAAGGCCGATTAGTTCGGACCAAGTACGAGGAGCTTGTTCCCCCTATTATGCTTCAGCAGTTTAATCAGCAAATTATGCGACTAAATATTATCCAAGGTCCACTTCATTCTGGAGGCGGGGTTAATCAAGGATATTTGTTTCGTTTTTCAAGACAAGGTCTTCAAGTTCTTCAGGCCCTCACACCAGACGTTAATTGGCCTGATTTCACAATCCTAGATCAAGATGAGTCTACTTCCTCTTCGGAGAGCTCATATGAGGTGATTCCTATTCTACCGCCGCCAGATTCTAGTATTTCAACATTCCTTCACCAAATCCAATCCTACATCATCCAAAAAGGCTTCTTCTTCCCTGAACACCTCATTGAGAACTTTTACCTCTCCCTCAAAACCAAGCCCTTTGTAATCTTGGCAGGGATTTCGGGTACGGGGAAGACTCGTCTGGTTAAGCTTTTTGCTGAGGCCCTTGGGGCAACAGGGGACAATGGTCAGTTTACTTTAATTCCGGTCCGGCCCGATTGGAGCGACCCTTCTGATCTGCTCGGGTACAAAGACCTTTCGGGCAGGTTCAAACCCGGCCCTCTTACCGAGGTGTTAGTGGAGGCACGGAAGCCAGAGAATCAGCATAGGCCTTATTTTATCTGTCTAGATGAAATGAACTTGGCTCGAGTGGAGCATTATTTTAGCGACTTGTTAAGCGTGTTGGAAACGCAAGATTGGCAGGAGGGAAAGATTCGAACGCAAGGCCTCTTATCTCCTACAATGCTCGATACTCTTGAGGATCAAGCCAAGTACGGGAACCTTTCTATACCGGAGAATGTCTTCTTGATTGGAACGGTTAACATGGATGAAACGACGCATCCTTTTAGCAAAAAAGTACTGGATCGAGCCAATACATTAGAGTTCAACTATATTAATTTACAACAGTATCCGGAGTTCAATGAGCCGGAGAATCTGAGTGAAAGCAACGATCTCTCTGAACTGAACCACCTTTTTCTACGATCGGATTATTTGCAGTTGATTGACGCTTACGATGCTAATAAAAAGCTGATTATCCGGACAACGGAAAGATTGGTTAAGATCAACGCATTACTTGAGGATATCCACGCTCATGTGGGCTTTCGGGTACGCGATGCGATTTGCTTCTATATGATCTATAACGAACGGTACAAGCTTATGAGTGAAGAAGAGGCCTTTGATTGGCAACTGCTTCAAAAGATTTTGCCGCGAATCCAAGGGAGCCACTCCTCGGTTCGTCGAGTTTTGTTGAACTTGATTAAAGGAGCGCTAGGCAATGGAAGTGGCGTTACGGTAAATATTCAAGAGTTGATGGAGGACGCCTCCCCACTTTACTCGAGATGGAACGCAGGTCAAACACCACCCATGGCTAAGCATCCGCAAAGTGCACGTAAATTGGCTTTTATGCTTAGGAGGCTGGAGGAAGATGGATTCACCTCATACTGGCTCTCTTAA
- a CDS encoding restriction endonuclease-like protein, whose amino-acid sequence MDSPHTGSLNQAVELLRVDTELFTLYLQGRPYHPTVETLQLHRSSDQEWVNAQLGLFSSEKVGEAQIKVFSPNVGGMVDWQPGESTFPCFYETQSYELVIQKKAPGNLSFYHENVLLRQAIKPLGESILAGVLNFGNEVGLTEWEIRSEGQTLLRVEMEIFPSKMDYKQDYQNILNEVNEQIYNLAFDFLRKTYQMTGLRETQHQSLTEFFTILQHVFRQLLDAVERIKNNPNHALLQDRRLVDANRVKKAGRENVRELARHPERLREDMTYGFLSIGDRKYTATHLMETRRRLSYDTNENRFIRWMLERIHGKLKELRARWKEKSRTQDPLLMKRIDTMIAQLERLMKVDFLQEVGALKQMSVTLVLQMAPGYREVYRCYLMLLKGLSIQSDLFRLSMKDVAQLYEYWCFLKLNQLLGQKYKLVKQDIIKVNRNGIFVTLDRSRSAQMVYENPANGEQFILYYNAIPSSEQTPTLSQRPDNVLTLKKKDAGKVKEYKYVFDAKYRLNPAYEGTPYHKVYGQPGPEEDDINTMHRYRDAIVYQEKGSGEYERSMFGAYVLFPYPDEERFKSHRLYKSIELLNIGALPFLPNSTNLVEQFLDEIIQDSPEKAFERSTRPRGTKEYYANKLTGKNVLVGSVRGPEQVKTALEHSFYHVPLENLSDEKILTQIEYVAMCQSRKKFNDPAKTGIHWVGKIADWKVLRRKEIREIPSKPDKEDKLYVRFTVEKWMRRETPIALGGQRVYTVLFTSKYILDRALEIAELRLETEENLREWREKRRRGKVKVKLDHAQFVDLGKVVEVQYTQGE is encoded by the coding sequence ATGGATTCACCTCATACTGGCTCTCTTAATCAGGCCGTTGAATTGCTCCGTGTAGACACGGAGCTTTTCACACTATACCTTCAAGGTCGCCCTTATCATCCTACAGTGGAGACGCTACAGCTGCATCGTTCTTCTGATCAGGAGTGGGTGAACGCTCAGCTTGGTCTCTTTAGTTCCGAAAAAGTTGGCGAAGCTCAGATTAAAGTCTTTTCGCCTAACGTAGGAGGGATGGTGGATTGGCAGCCGGGAGAGTCTACCTTTCCATGTTTTTATGAGACCCAATCGTATGAGTTGGTTATTCAGAAGAAGGCGCCTGGCAATCTTTCTTTTTATCATGAAAATGTATTGCTTCGGCAAGCCATCAAGCCTTTAGGCGAATCTATTCTTGCGGGTGTCCTGAATTTTGGGAATGAGGTCGGCCTAACAGAATGGGAAATAAGAAGCGAGGGGCAGACTTTGCTACGGGTTGAAATGGAAATTTTCCCCTCGAAGATGGATTATAAGCAGGATTATCAGAATATTTTGAATGAAGTGAATGAGCAGATATACAATTTAGCGTTTGATTTTTTGCGTAAAACCTACCAAATGACAGGGCTTCGGGAGACGCAGCATCAGAGTTTGACGGAGTTTTTTACCATTTTGCAGCATGTATTTAGGCAGCTCTTAGATGCAGTTGAGCGAATTAAAAACAATCCCAATCATGCGCTTCTTCAGGATCGCCGTCTAGTTGATGCCAATCGGGTGAAGAAAGCAGGAAGAGAGAATGTCCGAGAATTAGCGAGGCATCCTGAACGCTTAAGAGAAGACATGACTTATGGATTCCTGTCTATTGGGGATCGAAAATACACAGCTACTCATTTAATGGAGACGCGTAGACGTCTCTCCTATGATACGAATGAGAACCGGTTCATCCGCTGGATGCTGGAACGAATTCATGGGAAGCTGAAGGAACTGAGGGCCCGCTGGAAGGAGAAAAGCCGCACTCAAGACCCACTGCTGATGAAGAGGATAGACACGATGATCGCCCAGTTGGAGCGGTTAATGAAAGTGGATTTTTTGCAAGAAGTTGGGGCACTCAAACAGATGTCCGTCACGCTTGTTCTCCAAATGGCACCGGGATATCGGGAAGTGTATCGGTGTTATTTGATGCTCTTAAAGGGCTTATCTATCCAAAGTGATTTATTCCGCTTATCCATGAAGGATGTGGCTCAGCTCTATGAGTATTGGTGCTTTTTGAAGCTGAATCAATTGTTAGGACAGAAGTATAAGCTGGTAAAGCAGGACATCATCAAGGTGAATCGCAATGGAATTTTCGTGACTTTGGATCGCTCGCGGAGTGCTCAGATGGTCTATGAGAATCCTGCGAACGGAGAACAGTTTATTTTGTACTATAACGCGATTCCTAGCTCGGAACAGACCCCGACTCTGAGTCAGCGCCCGGATAATGTCCTTACTCTGAAGAAGAAGGATGCTGGCAAAGTCAAAGAATACAAGTATGTGTTCGATGCGAAATACCGACTGAATCCAGCGTATGAGGGAACCCCATACCACAAAGTTTACGGTCAGCCTGGACCTGAAGAAGACGATATTAATACGATGCACAGGTACCGAGACGCCATTGTCTATCAGGAGAAAGGCTCAGGGGAATATGAACGAAGCATGTTTGGGGCCTACGTGTTATTTCCTTATCCTGACGAAGAGCGGTTTAAGAGCCACCGATTATATAAAAGCATCGAACTTTTGAATATTGGAGCTTTGCCATTTTTGCCTAATTCTACAAACTTGGTTGAGCAATTCTTAGATGAAATTATCCAAGATAGTCCGGAAAAAGCCTTTGAACGCTCAACCCGGCCGCGCGGAACTAAAGAGTACTATGCTAACAAGCTCACAGGTAAAAATGTTTTAGTTGGTTCTGTCCGAGGACCCGAGCAAGTGAAGACTGCTTTGGAGCACTCCTTCTATCATGTACCATTAGAGAATCTTTCTGACGAAAAGATACTAACCCAAATTGAATATGTAGCCATGTGCCAATCCAGAAAAAAGTTTAATGATCCTGCAAAAACGGGAATTCACTGGGTAGGTAAAATAGCGGATTGGAAGGTGCTGCGGCGTAAAGAGATAAGGGAAATCCCATCTAAGCCCGATAAGGAAGATAAACTTTATGTGAGATTTACGGTTGAGAAATGGATGAGGAGAGAGACCCCCATTGCGCTAGGAGGACAAAGGGTATACACGGTCTTGTTTACGAGTAAATATATTCTAGATCGAGCACTTGAAATCGCTGAGCTTCGCCTAGAAACGGAGGAAAACCTTCGCGAATGGCGTGAAAAGCGCAGAAGAGGCAAAGTGAAAGTGAAATTAGATCATGCGCAGTTTGTGGATTTAGGCAAGGTGGTGGAGGTTCAATATACTCAAGGTGAGTGA
- a CDS encoding vWA domain-containing protein has protein sequence MAKPKSRELDPATKAYSEGLQYICKHPMFAPLAYHARFVRQEGNLCPEKGWAVTTSHGHIHVHPKRRGLPEEWIYILAHGLLHLGFGHFRAVERQDLWNAACDSFIAKFLYDMKLGQPPAEMDGRVEIAAKSEEELYRSFMERGLPASFHNLGTAGHGFQDMILNPRSSGPSYWNNTDVNWQDCLGKGLTLAVTSAVNVTAGYEEYLGANPDVLTPAMKARNWFISSYPLMGAMAADFKIIEDPALCNRLSISVAAVDAEAKEIYMNPAAGLDEQECRFVLAHEFLHVGLRHHARAEGRDPYLWNVACDYVINQWLMEMGLGAFPRIGGLHDPDMKGLSAESIYDRIVTDMRLYRKVATFRGVGLGDILPPRVPDWWDRNDGLTLDEFYRNCLSQGLDYHYEQNRGLLPAGLVEEIRALSQPPILWDVELAKWFDHYFSPVEKVRTYSRISRRQSSTPDIPRPRWVPDSGDEDGRTFGVVLDTSGSMDTKLLGKALGAIASYSMSRDVPLVRVIFCDAAIYDQGYLAPEVIADRVSVKGRGGTILQPAIDLLEHAEDFPKSGPLLIITDGDCDRLRIHREHAFLIPKGQHLPFVPKGKVFRMD, from the coding sequence ATGGCCAAACCTAAATCGAGAGAACTTGATCCAGCCACCAAAGCCTATTCAGAAGGTCTTCAATACATCTGTAAACATCCGATGTTTGCTCCCCTCGCCTATCATGCGCGGTTTGTAAGGCAAGAGGGGAATCTGTGTCCGGAGAAAGGCTGGGCCGTCACCACAAGCCATGGACATATTCATGTTCACCCCAAACGAAGAGGACTGCCGGAGGAATGGATCTATATTTTGGCTCATGGTCTGCTTCATCTCGGATTCGGCCATTTCCGGGCAGTGGAGCGGCAGGATCTGTGGAATGCGGCATGCGACTCTTTTATTGCCAAATTTCTGTATGATATGAAGCTTGGACAGCCTCCTGCGGAAATGGATGGCCGCGTGGAGATTGCCGCCAAAAGCGAAGAGGAACTATACCGGAGCTTTATGGAGAGAGGGCTCCCGGCTTCGTTTCATAACCTGGGCACAGCCGGACACGGCTTTCAGGATATGATCTTGAACCCCCGGTCATCGGGCCCTTCCTACTGGAACAACACCGATGTGAATTGGCAGGACTGCCTGGGCAAGGGGCTGACCTTGGCTGTAACCAGCGCAGTGAATGTTACAGCGGGCTATGAAGAGTACCTGGGGGCTAACCCGGACGTCCTGACGCCGGCAATGAAAGCCCGCAACTGGTTTATCAGCAGCTATCCTCTTATGGGGGCGATGGCAGCCGACTTCAAAATCATCGAGGACCCTGCGCTGTGCAACCGGCTCTCGATTTCGGTAGCCGCCGTCGACGCGGAGGCCAAAGAGATCTACATGAATCCGGCAGCCGGCCTCGACGAGCAGGAATGCCGATTCGTGCTCGCTCACGAATTTCTGCATGTGGGCTTAAGGCATCATGCCCGCGCCGAGGGACGTGACCCTTACCTTTGGAATGTCGCTTGCGATTATGTCATCAATCAGTGGTTAATGGAAATGGGACTGGGGGCTTTCCCGAGAATAGGAGGGCTCCACGATCCCGACATGAAGGGGTTGTCGGCGGAATCGATCTATGACCGTATCGTCACCGATATGCGGCTGTATCGTAAGGTTGCCACATTCCGGGGAGTCGGGCTGGGAGATATTCTGCCCCCGCGCGTTCCCGATTGGTGGGACCGGAATGACGGCCTGACACTCGATGAATTTTACCGGAACTGCTTAAGTCAGGGACTGGATTACCACTACGAGCAAAATCGCGGCCTGCTTCCCGCAGGCCTGGTTGAAGAAATCCGTGCTCTGTCCCAGCCGCCGATTCTCTGGGATGTGGAGCTGGCGAAATGGTTCGATCACTACTTCTCGCCTGTGGAGAAGGTCCGCACCTATTCCAGAATCAGCCGCAGACAATCTTCTACCCCCGATATCCCGAGACCCCGATGGGTGCCAGATTCCGGCGACGAAGACGGGCGAACCTTCGGCGTCGTATTGGACACTTCCGGTTCCATGGATACCAAGCTGTTGGGCAAAGCGCTTGGGGCCATTGCAAGCTACAGCATGTCCAGAGATGTCCCGCTTGTACGCGTGATCTTCTGCGATGCGGCCATTTACGATCAAGGCTACCTCGCACCGGAAGTCATCGCGGACCGCGTGTCCGTCAAAGGCCGAGGCGGCACCATCCTCCAGCCGGCCATCGATCTGCTGGAGCATGCCGAGGATTTCCCGAAGAGCGGACCGTTATTGATTATAACGGACGGCGACTGCGACCGGTTAAGAATCCACCGGGAGCACGCGTTCCTGATCCCCAAGGGCCAGCACCTGCCGTTTGTGCCTAAGGGGAAGGTGTTTAGGATGGATTAA
- a CDS encoding AAA family ATPase, which produces MNLSASVTSKQLMDVLLNIAVVRPVFIWGPPGIGKSSLVQQFADLVGLPCVSLLGSQLAPEDLIGVPQIIDGTSRFCPPSMIARNEPYCLFLDELNACTHEVQKAFYSLILEKRIGEYVLPEGSVVIGAGNRAQDSAIVKPMSSALINRMFHVQLRVSHREWLEWAYENDIHPLVISYIETRPDHLWVQPPKHEESFSTPRSWHMLSDALKEYGDRLQPETLDVLATGCLSPHHAGQLKAFYKQTSNKYKLKAILEGETGWPHEPEDRDVLYFMAQSFRAQLIKELPETKDNLTEHHKRLAHRAKALIKSLSTISLEIAQLSVAKSETGESLPDWFLVEIVRDLPRLVQKKEA; this is translated from the coding sequence ATGAATTTATCTGCTTCTGTTACGTCTAAGCAATTGATGGATGTGCTGCTCAACATCGCGGTGGTACGTCCGGTTTTTATTTGGGGCCCTCCGGGAATCGGAAAATCGTCGCTCGTGCAGCAGTTCGCCGATCTGGTGGGATTACCCTGCGTCTCCCTGCTGGGCAGCCAGCTGGCTCCGGAAGACCTCATCGGGGTCCCGCAGATTATTGATGGAACAAGCCGGTTCTGTCCTCCCAGCATGATTGCCCGCAATGAACCCTACTGTCTGTTCCTGGATGAACTGAATGCTTGTACGCATGAGGTGCAGAAGGCCTTCTACAGCCTGATCCTCGAAAAACGCATAGGGGAATACGTCCTGCCCGAAGGCTCTGTCGTTATCGGCGCAGGGAACCGGGCGCAGGACAGCGCCATTGTGAAGCCCATGTCATCCGCACTGATTAACCGCATGTTCCATGTCCAGTTGAGGGTATCCCACCGGGAGTGGCTGGAGTGGGCTTACGAGAATGATATCCACCCCTTAGTCATCTCCTACATCGAAACCCGCCCGGACCATCTCTGGGTGCAGCCTCCGAAGCATGAGGAGTCTTTCTCTACTCCCCGCTCTTGGCACATGCTAAGCGATGCCTTAAAGGAATACGGCGACCGGCTTCAGCCCGAAACGCTGGATGTTCTGGCGACAGGGTGTCTGTCTCCCCATCATGCCGGGCAGCTCAAAGCCTTTTATAAACAAACCAGCAACAAATATAAGCTAAAAGCCATTCTGGAGGGTGAAACGGGATGGCCTCATGAGCCGGAGGACCGGGATGTGCTGTACTTTATGGCGCAGTCCTTCCGCGCGCAGCTGATAAAAGAACTGCCGGAAACCAAAGACAATCTGACGGAGCATCATAAAAGGCTGGCCCACCGCGCCAAGGCGCTGATCAAAAGCTTAAGCACCATCAGTCTTGAAATCGCCCAGCTCTCCGTTGCGAAGAGCGAGACCGGCGAAAGTCTTCCCGACTGGTTCCTCGTGGAGATTGTCCGTGATCTGCCGAGACTAGTACAGAAGAAGGAAGCCTGA
- a CDS encoding class I SAM-dependent methyltransferase has product MAIVQVSSTNPQFSFLIKKNPNSGMMLRSIRKGMAYGWYTGEQTYNVYFKDADNEISYKQHEQENFEYLNVSRYNTPLFPLNAINEFFSAPLKVQDERDLEGCEHTFFINMIHIELVRYIEVFEKHLKDFSFETVHQTHKSYSLSIKTRKSLYHLLHTVSVLCLFLSMFGNEYIDISDNVLDKYIKSMNVIDAPFYIRSLFVRNFLSSRDRFRKYKAELEKTDRYDIQFAYGGTALQRRNHIGSALAFDKSILDVGCGEGFYAIPFAGKIEGSYYAVDINEELLEKVRRKAEAKELDNIVALGSIDQFLESYNGERVDVILTEVIEHMPEDEAKQLIRQICERVDFDKFIITTPNADFNRYYELNEFRHDDHKWEMGEASFRQWMHDVIKEANLHAEFIAVGDGVNHIQTTQGVILGKKGA; this is encoded by the coding sequence ATGGCGATTGTCCAGGTGAGTTCCACCAATCCGCAGTTCTCTTTTTTGATCAAGAAAAATCCGAATTCCGGCATGATGCTTCGCTCGATTCGCAAGGGCATGGCCTACGGCTGGTATACGGGTGAACAGACCTATAACGTGTATTTTAAGGATGCGGACAATGAAATCTCCTATAAGCAGCATGAGCAGGAGAATTTCGAGTATTTGAATGTATCGAGGTACAACACGCCTTTGTTTCCGCTGAATGCGATTAACGAATTCTTCTCCGCTCCCCTTAAAGTACAGGATGAGCGGGACTTGGAAGGCTGCGAGCATACCTTTTTTATCAACATGATTCATATCGAGCTGGTTCGGTACATCGAGGTTTTCGAGAAGCATTTGAAGGATTTCTCCTTTGAAACGGTGCATCAGACTCATAAGAGCTATTCGCTTTCCATCAAGACGAGGAAGAGTCTGTACCACCTTCTCCACACCGTGAGCGTATTATGTTTATTCCTCTCCATGTTCGGCAACGAGTATATCGATATTTCGGACAATGTGCTGGATAAGTACATCAAGAGCATGAATGTGATCGACGCGCCGTTCTATATTCGCAGCTTGTTTGTGCGGAACTTTTTATCATCCAGGGACCGGTTTCGGAAGTACAAGGCGGAGCTTGAAAAAACAGATCGCTATGACATTCAATTCGCCTACGGCGGTACGGCACTCCAGCGGAGAAACCATATCGGGAGCGCGCTGGCTTTTGACAAGTCGATCCTGGATGTGGGCTGCGGCGAGGGATTTTATGCGATTCCTTTTGCCGGCAAAATCGAGGGCAGCTACTATGCGGTCGATATCAATGAGGAACTGCTGGAAAAGGTAAGACGAAAAGCGGAGGCCAAAGAGCTCGACAACATCGTTGCTTTGGGCTCAATCGATCAGTTCTTGGAGAGCTACAACGGGGAACGGGTCGATGTCATTTTAACCGAGGTCATTGAACACATGCCCGAGGATGAGGCCAAGCAGCTGATCCGCCAAATCTGCGAGCGCGTCGATTTTGACAAATTCATTATTACAACGCCGAACGCCGATTTTAACCGCTACTACGAGCTGAACGAGTTTCGCCATGACGACCACAAGTGGGAGATGGGCGAAGCCTCTTTCCGGCAGTGGATGCATGATGTGATCAAGGAAGCCAATCTGCATGCCGAATTTATAGCCGTCGGGGACGGCGTCAATCACATCCAAACCACACAAGGCGTCATTCTTGGAAAAAAGGGGGCCTGA